In Chitinophaga oryzae, the sequence AAAAAACGTTTCAGCCGATGCTGGGCAAATACAAAGCGGGCGCGCGGAGGCCTCCGTTTGGAAGAGGTGCCGTTGCAGGCTTCGCTACCGGCGTGCCAGTAAGCATCAGCGAAGGTATCGTGTTTGCGGACTTCTATCTGCCCTATCAATGCTGTGGCGATGGCACTACCGTCCAGTATACGATCAACGAAAGCACGCAACCACTGGGTGTGGACATCACCGGCTCGGAATGTAAGGATGGACAGCAGGTGGTACACTTCCTCGTCACCGGCGGCACACCTCCCTATAAAGCCAATAATAACAGTGTCAACAGCCGGTTTGACCTGCAGTTCGGCAGTAACCAGCCAGGGACCGTTGTGGTCACCGACAGCAAAGGGGGCAGCGTAACAGTACAGGTGCCCGCTAAAACCTGCGAACCGCCCTGCGACCTTCCGTGCAAGGGGCTCGTCACCCGCTGCCTGTATCCGGTGTGGATGGTGCTGCCGGAACAAAAGGTTTTCCCTGCCAAACTGATACGCCTGGAAGTCGCCTACCTCACCATCACCGATGAAAACGGCATGATACTGATGGATGAACAGTTCGTTAAAGATATCACCGACTACCTCCAGCAAACCGGTGGCATTAAAAACGCGAACTATCATGATTTCATGAAAGCGGTAACAGAGATCATTAACAAGCGGATAGACAAAGTGGCCAAAGGAAGCCTGAAAATCGAATATGTGGTGAAAGACGCCAAACTCAGCGGACAGTTCATGATCACTTCCTTCCCTTGTCAGTCGTTTGACTTGCGGATACGTATGGACATCGATGGGTACTATTACGATTACCGATATACGAAAACAGGAGTCGATGCGCAACTGGCCATCCGTAATCAAAACAGCTACCAGACAAGGATGCCTAAATACGGGTGTAGTATTGACGACCAGTGCAAAGGAGTTAATATCCAGAAGCCCTGCACCAATGATTCATTGGAAATCAAGCGGGAAACCGACACCTTCTATTTTGTGACAGGCGATTATAAAGCCATCTACTGGATCGCTGAAGGTGGAATACCCGGCTTCGGCACAGGGTCTGAATTCCACCTGGACAGCGTAGACCTGCTGCCTGAAAAAATCAGGGCCATCGCCATTGACAAAAACGGCTGCTGGGCATATGCGGAATTCCTGGTAAAGAGGGCATGACCAGACGTAGCGATCCGGCGTGACCCGACGCGAATCCGGCAAGCGGCAATAAACAGGGACCAACGGGAGCTAAACCAATACTCCGGTAACTTCATGATCGAACGGCGAAAACCATCAAATAACTAAATAACCAAATGACTAAATAACCAAATCGATATGCATCTCATTCAAAAACAGCTGGTGGAGGTGACCTTCAACGGTCCGGAATCACAGGCGCTGCTGCTGCAGCGCGAGGTGGCTGCCCTGTGTGAAAATGAGCTGCTGCCGGCGCTCGAAAAAGTGCTGGCGCCCTATGATTTTTTAGAAGATGATCTGATTTTTGATTATCTTAGTATCAGCGTTGAAGACCTGCGGTCCAACAATCTCCGGCAGCGTTTTACAGACGCTGTAGCGCAACAGCTGAAAGCAACGCTTGCGCAAAAGATACCACCCGCTTCCCGGGAAGTATCTGCTACTCCCTTCGACGTAATAAGGATAGAAAATAGAGAAAGAAGAGAAGCACAAAGTGCCAATCATCGGAATGTTGAGCAAATACTCTTCCATTTTCTCCTGCATGGCGTGTATCCCTGGTGGGTATCGCCGGACAGGGTCACAGAATGGAAGGGTATTATGCTCAACATTTTTTCTGCCTCCTCCCCACAGTCTATCCGGCTATTGCATATACTACGTACCTCGTCCGTGGCCCGTGAACGGCTGACAATACAGTTCTTCCCTGCCTGGCAGCAACAACTGCTGCAACAGATAGCGCCGGACGTATACGCAGCTACGGTGTCGGCGATGGCCACCTTACAACAATATGTTCCTGACATACGGTCTATAACGGAAACAGCTATACGCCAGTGGCAACTGGAAACGGTGCTGCAGGAATCTGCGCCACCGCCGGCCGAAAAATTGCTGGCCAGTGCGTTAACCCGGTTGCTGCCGGTCACACTGCCGCAGCTTCATGCGCTGGTGAAGGCACACCTCCCCGACCCGCTGCAGGCCCGGCTACAGGAGTCACTGGAGCAACAGGCAGGCGTTTCCCCCAAAGAAAAAACAAATACAGGCACCCTTCAGGAGGAAGAGCATATTGCTTCCCTCTCCGACGGATATTATATACACAATGCCGGGCTGATACTGCTGTCACCTTTTATCAGCCGCTTTCTGCAATATTGCGGCGCTGCTGATGAAAAAAAACTGTTGCGTCCCGGTTATGCCGCCGCCCTGCTGGAATGGCTGGCGACGGGCCGGACAGACATCGGAGAAGAAGAAATGGTGCTGAACAAAATACTCTGTGGCATCCCACTGGCACAAACCATCGAAAGAGTGACTACCATAGACCCGGCCCACCAGGAAGAAGCTATCAGCCTGCTCACCACGGTGATCAGCAACTGGCCTTCGCTGAAAAATACCAGCCCTGAAGGACTGCAGGCCAGTTTCCTGCGCAGGCCTGGTAAACTGTCGGTCCGTGAGAACGATGACAACTGGCTGCTGCAGGTAGAGCGGGAAAGCTACGATGAATGGCTCCTGCCCGACATTCCCTGGGGCTATAACATGATTCTGCTGCCTTATACCCCGCATAAAATGATCTGGGTGGAATGGATATAACCGATTAAACCAAAAAGAATGAAAGCAGGTGCAGATGCGGCCCCCAAAACGTCTGCCGCACAAAAGGCTCCCAAAAGCGCGCCTTCATTAAAAAATGAAGAGAAGCCCTTTTTTGCGCCTGCTATGCCGCCGGTACAAACCAAGCTGAAAGTCGGCTCGCCCAATGACCCCGCCGAAAAAGAAGCAGACAGCATGGCGGATAAAGTGATGCGTATGCCCGCGGCAACGACGGCTGCCAAAGTATCAGCAGGGAAAAAGGTCCAGACAAAAAAAGAAGAAGGTAAGCTCCAGGCCAAACATAAAGACCCTCAAAAAGTACAGGCCCAAGCACAGGAAGGGTCAAAAATCCAGGCCAAACAGGAAGAAAAAGTACAAAAAAAGGAAGAGCAGCAAATACAAAAGAAAGCGGAACAGCAAGTACAAAAAAAAGAAGACACGATTGTTCAGCGCAAAGGAGAAGGTACGCCTGTTACCACCACCAACGAAATCGGCGAGGGCATCCGGCAACAGAGCGCCGGCGGCTTCACCCTCTCCGACGATACGCGCAGTTTCATGGAGAGCCGGTTCAACGCCGACTTCAGCAATGTACGCATACATACCGGGCCGGAATCAGCGCAACTCAATAACCAGCTTGGCGCCAAAGCCTTCACCTATCAGAACCATATCTTCTTCAACAACAACCAGTATCAGCCCGAAGCGCCGGCAGGCAAACAGCTGCTCGCCCATGAGCTGACGCATACCATACAACAGGGACAGAGCGTGCAACGCAGTGCAGCCGCACAGCCGGCAGGGCCTATGGCCACAGCCATGGCGCCGCAGATACAACGTTTCCTCGGCATAGACATCCCCTCCTGGCAGGATGTGCTCGACTGGCTCGCGGAAAAAGCCTATCACATCCCCGGCTACCGCATGTTCACCATCGTGATCGGCGTCAACCCTATCAACGGTGAATCGGCCGACCGCAGCGCTGCCAATATCCTGCGCGCCATCGTGGAATTCCTGCCGGGCGGACACCTGATCACCGAAGCGCTGGATAAGTACAACGTCTTCGAAAAAGCCGGCAGCTGGGTAGAACAGCAGCTGAAACGTTTCTCCGGCCTGATGGGCGAAGTCAAGTCCGCCGTCAGCCAGTTCATGGACGACCTGGACTTCCTCGATATCATCCTCCATCCGGTACGTACCTGGGAAAGAGCCGTGGCCATCTTCACCAAACCGGTGAACGATATCATCGACTTTATCAAAAGCATCTTCCAGGCTATTATGCAGTTCATCCGCGATGCAGTACTGAGACCGCTCGGTGAACTGGCCGCCAAAGCGCCCGGATTTGACCTGCTCTGCGCTGTGCTGGGCTTCAATCCCATTACCGGCGAAACAGTGCCCCGCAATGCCGACACCCTCATCGGCGGCTTCATGAAAATGATCGGACGGCAGGACATCTGGGAGAACATAAAAAAAGGCAACGCCATACAGAAAGCTTTCGCCTGGTTCCAGAATGCGATGAAAGGACTGGTAACACTGGTCACCAGCTTCCCGGCACAGTTCATCGCCATGCTGAAGTCGCTCGAAGTGATGGACTTCATCGTGCTGCCCAACCTGTTCAAAAAAGTATTCGGCGTATTCGGCAACTTCGCCACCGCCTTCTTCAACTGGGCCCTCAATACCATCTTCGACCTGCTGGAAAT encodes:
- a CDS encoding contractile injection system tape measure protein translates to MHLIQKQLVEVTFNGPESQALLLQREVAALCENELLPALEKVLAPYDFLEDDLIFDYLSISVEDLRSNNLRQRFTDAVAQQLKATLAQKIPPASREVSATPFDVIRIENRERREAQSANHRNVEQILFHFLLHGVYPWWVSPDRVTEWKGIMLNIFSASSPQSIRLLHILRTSSVARERLTIQFFPAWQQQLLQQIAPDVYAATVSAMATLQQYVPDIRSITETAIRQWQLETVLQESAPPPAEKLLASALTRLLPVTLPQLHALVKAHLPDPLQARLQESLEQQAGVSPKEKTNTGTLQEEEHIASLSDGYYIHNAGLILLSPFISRFLQYCGAADEKKLLRPGYAAALLEWLATGRTDIGEEEMVLNKILCGIPLAQTIERVTTIDPAHQEEAISLLTTVISNWPSLKNTSPEGLQASFLRRPGKLSVRENDDNWLLQVERESYDEWLLPDIPWGYNMILLPYTPHKMIWVEWI
- a CDS encoding eCIS core domain-containing protein encodes the protein MKAGADAAPKTSAAQKAPKSAPSLKNEEKPFFAPAMPPVQTKLKVGSPNDPAEKEADSMADKVMRMPAATTAAKVSAGKKVQTKKEEGKLQAKHKDPQKVQAQAQEGSKIQAKQEEKVQKKEEQQIQKKAEQQVQKKEDTIVQRKGEGTPVTTTNEIGEGIRQQSAGGFTLSDDTRSFMESRFNADFSNVRIHTGPESAQLNNQLGAKAFTYQNHIFFNNNQYQPEAPAGKQLLAHELTHTIQQGQSVQRSAAAQPAGPMATAMAPQIQRFLGIDIPSWQDVLDWLAEKAYHIPGYRMFTIVIGVNPINGESADRSAANILRAIVEFLPGGHLITEALDKYNVFEKAGSWVEQQLKRFSGLMGEVKSAVSQFMDDLDFLDIILHPVRTWERAVAIFTKPVNDIIDFIKSIFQAIMQFIRDAVLRPLGELAAKAPGFDLLCAVLGFNPITGETVPRNADTLIGGFMKMIGRQDIWENIKKGNAIQKAFAWFQNAMKGLVTLVTSFPAQFIAMLKSLEVMDFIVLPNLFKKVFGVFGNFATAFFNWALNTIFDLLEIIFSVVAPGAMPYLAKARSAFRSILEKPMVFVRHLMNAVKKGFNQFKDRIGSWFKKAIIGWLLGSLAGANIYIPQSFAPKELLKLGLSVFGLTWQNLRVKLVKALGETAVAALETGFDILKTLVTEGPAAAWDKIQDKIEELKAQFFQEVTMYVTVTVVQKAITKLLSSLNPVGAFIQAIIAIYDTIMFVIQKIRQIAQVGLAVVNSIVEIASGNIGKAANAVENVLGGLLKLAISFLANFLGLGKIADKIVEIIKKLRAPVDKAMDKLVDWIVTNGKKLLGKIAQTGVPKDPQERLKAGMQKAVAATNRFAGKKVGKPVLDALFTAIKIRYGFQSLEAVSEGDKWSVKGIVNPYLVLPTGVYKISGKRPDGVTTLPVKSFTFNMKTVTAKNTYTPKELKAGLKHHQSYLNSLTVRDWQANINAYSSTSEQTKRKLRDTFREHMIEKEALKLFHMKKYTNMDDARAEAIKTFKGTHASHSADYVSGGDVNVFDDMEAGKVNSYIGSLWGQLKADQIAYSATLNSMSADEKSTTYMNFQLIAVIT